The proteins below are encoded in one region of Fibrella aestuarina BUZ 2:
- a CDS encoding alpha-L-rhamnosidase-related protein, whose translation MRLVFLLLFLTGVSLHAQPVYQSSQPAESPGTWQTIPWEAKWLTHPTALARQYGVYHFRKTISLPQKPGRFIVHVSADNRYRLYVNGRYVAMGPARGDTQHWHYETLDLAPFLQAGNNTLAAQVWHLAESAPLAQMSYQLGFVVQGDSPAEAAVNTNASWKVMQNAAYAPVKVDGAKLRTYIVVGDGERVDAGQYPWGWEQPTFDDSRWPAAKPYGFPAKPRGMGTDGNWALLPRTIPAMESQPIRLNAVRRATGVTVPDGFVQGKSELTVPANTRAVLLFDQKTLTNAYPELTVSAGKGASLTLTYAEGLFDANRQKGNRNEVEGKQIAGIEDVFITDGGARRLFRPLWFRTYRYLQLTIDTKDEPLTINNLQGDFTGYPFEQKGRFASSDSSLARVWEVGWRTARLCAGETYYDCPYYEQLQYVGDTRIQALISLYVAGDDRLMRNAILDYDQSRIADGLTQSRYPCADPQVIPTFSLFWVCMVHDYWMHRRDDAFVSERLAGIEAVMTWHENRLDRQTSLNGPLMWWNFVDWSWPWNESERLGGVPDGAKFGGSSVLTLQQAYTYLRAADLFAHYGRNERAEHYRELARRLNKAVMDRCWVPAKGLLADTPAKTKFSQHANIFAVLTNAIPAGQQRDVLKKVLASAPTDSLRPATYYFKFYLFQALKKNGLGDEFIPQLQPWHTMIANGLTTFAENPEPTRSDCHAWSASPVYEFLSTVCGINPAEPGFRSVKIEPYLGTLASAEGTLPHPSGDISVRFEKTPTGTLRGNVTLPPGLRGTLRWQGRSLNLVPGKQEVSL comes from the coding sequence ATGCGTCTCGTATTCCTACTCCTGTTCCTTACCGGTGTGTCGCTTCACGCCCAACCGGTCTATCAGTCGTCGCAGCCAGCCGAATCGCCGGGTACGTGGCAAACGATTCCGTGGGAGGCCAAATGGCTCACGCACCCCACGGCCCTGGCCCGGCAGTACGGCGTTTATCATTTCCGCAAGACCATCAGCCTGCCCCAGAAACCAGGCCGGTTTATTGTGCACGTTTCGGCCGATAACCGCTACCGGCTGTATGTCAACGGTCGGTACGTAGCGATGGGTCCGGCCCGTGGCGATACGCAGCACTGGCACTACGAAACGCTCGATCTGGCCCCGTTTCTGCAGGCAGGCAACAACACGCTGGCTGCGCAGGTCTGGCACCTGGCCGAGTCGGCCCCGCTGGCGCAGATGAGCTACCAACTGGGATTTGTGGTGCAGGGCGACAGTCCAGCCGAAGCGGCTGTCAATACGAACGCGAGCTGGAAAGTGATGCAGAATGCCGCCTACGCGCCCGTCAAAGTCGACGGCGCTAAACTCAGAACGTACATCGTTGTGGGCGATGGCGAGCGGGTCGATGCGGGCCAGTATCCGTGGGGCTGGGAACAGCCGACTTTCGACGACAGCCGATGGCCCGCCGCCAAACCCTATGGGTTTCCGGCCAAACCGCGGGGTATGGGCACCGACGGCAACTGGGCGCTACTACCGCGCACCATTCCCGCGATGGAAAGCCAGCCCATTCGGCTCAACGCCGTGCGGCGGGCCACCGGCGTGACCGTACCGGACGGGTTTGTGCAGGGTAAAAGCGAACTGACAGTGCCAGCTAACACGCGAGCGGTGCTTCTGTTCGACCAGAAAACATTGACCAACGCCTACCCCGAGCTGACGGTATCGGCCGGAAAAGGCGCCTCGTTGACGCTGACCTATGCCGAAGGGCTGTTCGATGCCAACCGGCAAAAGGGCAACCGTAACGAGGTCGAGGGCAAGCAGATTGCAGGCATTGAAGACGTGTTCATCACCGATGGCGGAGCGCGGCGATTGTTCCGGCCGCTCTGGTTCCGGACGTACCGCTACCTGCAACTAACTATTGATACCAAAGACGAACCGCTGACGATCAATAACCTACAGGGCGATTTCACGGGCTATCCGTTCGAGCAGAAAGGTCGCTTCGCCTCGTCCGACAGCAGCCTCGCCCGCGTTTGGGAGGTGGGCTGGCGCACGGCGCGGCTCTGCGCGGGCGAAACCTACTACGACTGCCCCTACTACGAACAGTTGCAATACGTGGGTGACACCCGCATTCAGGCCTTGATTTCGCTCTACGTAGCGGGCGACGACCGGCTCATGCGCAACGCCATTCTGGACTACGATCAGAGCCGCATCGCCGACGGTCTCACCCAAAGCCGCTACCCCTGCGCCGATCCGCAGGTGATTCCGACGTTCTCACTGTTCTGGGTGTGCATGGTGCACGACTACTGGATGCACCGCCGCGACGACGCCTTCGTGAGCGAACGGCTGGCGGGCATTGAGGCCGTTATGACCTGGCACGAAAACCGCCTCGACCGCCAGACCAGCCTCAATGGGCCGCTGATGTGGTGGAATTTCGTCGATTGGTCGTGGCCCTGGAACGAAAGCGAGCGACTGGGTGGCGTACCCGACGGAGCCAAGTTTGGCGGGTCGAGCGTGCTGACCCTGCAACAGGCGTATACGTACCTGCGCGCCGCCGATCTGTTTGCCCATTACGGCCGCAACGAACGCGCCGAGCATTACCGCGAACTGGCCCGCCGCCTCAACAAAGCCGTGATGGATCGGTGTTGGGTACCCGCCAAAGGGTTGTTGGCCGATACGCCCGCGAAGACCAAATTCAGCCAGCACGCCAACATTTTCGCCGTACTGACCAACGCCATTCCGGCGGGCCAACAGCGCGACGTACTGAAGAAAGTACTCGCCAGCGCCCCCACAGATAGCCTCCGACCCGCCACTTATTACTTCAAATTCTACCTGTTTCAGGCGCTGAAGAAGAACGGCCTGGGCGACGAGTTTATCCCGCAGCTACAGCCCTGGCACACGATGATCGCCAACGGCCTGACCACCTTCGCCGAGAACCCCGAACCGACCCGCTCCGACTGCCACGCCTGGAGTGCCTCGCCCGTTTACGAATTCCTGTCGACGGTCTGCGGGATCAATCCCGCCGAG
- a CDS encoding glycoside hydrolase family 2, giving the protein MQPAFANRNATESHPTPAQTPIPINPLPRAVLRSNNYLLLDGDWHFEWDLADEGLAQNWQAGHTYSQIAHWPGSVEEHIARAHEGGNVPSWPALGWQDKVVVWYEREFQLPERTQGDAPLPMFQLTFGACGYETQVWLNGKRLQTIEGEAIHYGEYTSFSYELGEKLLQPTNRLTVRIADTMDADIPRGKQESSVYKRGGIWYQTYTGAVRSVWLETVERNRLRSRVGVVSIIEDNLVRFNLTTRIHDPGDYVIRLQIDEQDGSNTAPLAVEEFPLHLEFGQKNQRVVAELPNARLWAPQDPHLYRLTAQLIDSQGNKAQIEAHFGLRKAEARGCCVYLNGQATYLDGILYQPGQATYEEMKRHFYAMQAVGCNLVRVHIAGIDPRIYNLADELGLLLWVEVPSPHRSNKKSRQNHRAELDRMLALIETHPSVIIWSLYNEDWGAEDIATNPETRQYITDTYHYMQIHHPQFLVVDNDGWHHISQEGRLKSDLLTAHLYTPDLGHWRYVLDRLVNGELEATAAFPLVVGDPFFFRKQVPLIVSEWGGFGFANYGGPDDSASRTDRIRQFKQELRARPIAGDIYTQATDIEDERNGLIDPQTGELSVPEGLLKSS; this is encoded by the coding sequence ATGCAACCAGCCTTTGCCAACCGCAACGCCACCGAAAGCCACCCCACCCCTGCTCAAACGCCCATCCCGATCAACCCGCTGCCGCGGGCGGTCCTGCGTTCCAATAATTACCTGCTACTCGACGGCGACTGGCATTTCGAGTGGGACCTGGCCGACGAAGGGCTGGCGCAGAACTGGCAGGCGGGCCACACCTATTCGCAGATAGCCCACTGGCCCGGCTCGGTTGAAGAGCACATTGCGCGGGCGCATGAGGGCGGCAACGTACCCAGCTGGCCCGCGCTGGGCTGGCAGGATAAGGTGGTCGTCTGGTATGAGCGTGAGTTTCAGTTGCCCGAACGTACCCAGGGCGACGCGCCCCTGCCGATGTTTCAGCTCACCTTTGGGGCCTGCGGCTACGAAACGCAGGTGTGGCTCAACGGCAAACGCCTCCAGACCATCGAGGGCGAAGCGATTCACTACGGCGAATACACCTCATTTTCGTATGAGCTGGGCGAAAAACTGCTTCAGCCCACCAACCGCCTCACGGTGCGGATTGCCGACACCATGGACGCCGACATTCCGCGCGGCAAGCAGGAGTCGAGCGTCTATAAACGGGGCGGCATCTGGTACCAGACCTACACCGGCGCGGTCCGTAGCGTATGGCTCGAAACCGTCGAACGAAACCGGCTGCGGTCGCGGGTGGGGGTAGTGAGCATCATCGAAGACAACCTGGTTCGGTTCAACCTGACTACGCGTATCCACGACCCCGGCGACTATGTGATCCGGCTTCAAATCGACGAGCAGGATGGCAGCAACACCGCCCCGCTCGCCGTTGAAGAATTTCCGCTGCACCTCGAATTTGGCCAGAAAAACCAGCGCGTCGTGGCTGAATTGCCCAACGCCCGGCTCTGGGCGCCGCAGGATCCGCACCTGTACCGACTCACGGCGCAACTGATCGACAGCCAGGGTAACAAAGCGCAGATTGAAGCCCATTTTGGCCTGCGAAAAGCCGAAGCACGGGGCTGCTGCGTGTACCTCAATGGGCAGGCAACGTACCTGGATGGGATTCTCTACCAGCCGGGGCAGGCCACCTACGAGGAGATGAAGCGCCACTTCTACGCCATGCAGGCCGTAGGCTGCAACCTCGTGCGGGTACACATCGCCGGTATTGATCCACGCATTTACAACCTCGCCGATGAGTTGGGGCTGCTGCTTTGGGTGGAAGTGCCGAGCCCGCACCGTTCCAACAAAAAAAGCCGACAGAACCACCGCGCCGAGTTGGATCGGATGTTGGCGCTGATCGAAACGCACCCGTCGGTGATTATCTGGAGTTTGTACAACGAAGACTGGGGGGCCGAAGACATCGCCACCAACCCCGAAACCCGGCAGTATATCACCGACACCTACCATTACATGCAGATTCATCATCCGCAGTTCCTGGTGGTCGACAACGATGGCTGGCACCATATTTCGCAGGAAGGACGCCTGAAATCGGATCTGCTCACGGCCCACCTTTATACGCCCGACCTCGGCCACTGGCGGTATGTGCTGGACCGGCTGGTGAACGGTGAACTTGAGGCCACGGCGGCCTTTCCGCTGGTGGTGGGCGACCCGTTTTTCTTCCGCAAGCAGGTGCCACTGATCGTGAGTGAGTGGGGCGGTTTCGGCTTTGCTAACTATGGTGGCCCGGACGACTCGGCCAGCCGCACGGATCGCATCCGGCAGTTTAAGCAGGAACTCCGCGCCCGACCCATTGCCGGCGACATCTACACGCAGGCCACCGATATCGAAGACGAACGCAACGGCCTCATCGACCCCCAAACCGGCGAGCTCAGTGTCCCCGAAGGGTTACTGAAAAGCAGCTAG
- a CDS encoding SCP2 sterol-binding domain-containing protein — translation MTLQELTDNIRSRVANADSLDATAKLVTDQGVVFINAKQSPATVSNDDAPADCEMHVSVNDLEKMGTGDLNPMMAFMTGKLKVKGDMGVAMKLGQVMG, via the coding sequence ATGACACTTCAGGAACTGACCGACAACATCCGCTCGCGCGTGGCTAACGCCGACTCACTCGATGCCACTGCCAAACTCGTTACGGATCAGGGGGTTGTTTTCATCAACGCCAAACAGTCGCCGGCTACGGTCTCCAACGACGACGCCCCCGCCGACTGCGAAATGCACGTGAGTGTGAACGACCTCGAAAAAATGGGAACGGGCGATCTGAACCCCATGATGGCCTTCATGACCGGCAAGCTCAAAGTAAAAGGCGACATGGGCGTAGCCATGAAGCTGGGGCAGGTGATGGGGTAG
- a CDS encoding Gfo/Idh/MocA family protein: MTSRRTFIKSGALAAAAFSIVPRHVLGKGYIAPSDKLNIAAVGCGGKADYNIQQAYNGGTDNIVALCDVDDRQAKKYREKFSSAPYFRDYREMLDKVGKTIDAVIVTTPDHMHAPIAMAAMNLGKHVYVEKPLTHDIYEARMLTEAARRNKVVTQMGNQGSSGDATRYVEALIQNKVIGHVHTVYCWTNRPTWPQGVQSPKDKNESQPVPSEVDWNKWLGTAPYRDYHPAYMPFRWRGYWDFGTGALGDMGCHFIDVPFRALKLKYPASVECSVGSVYADFFQEAFFDDVCPPSSTVHMTFPSEDRKVKDIKFSWFDGGIRPPLPDGVTYEQVFSDIDGGMLFMGTKGMLSAGLFGNNYKLLPVEKFEGQAMPAPIRPLVDGKTEGHQQQWVNACKQGFGAYTSSGFDSAGPLTEMVLMGNLATRSYMAREGNQFPGRKKLLWDGDSMRVTNFDYANQFVKRTYANGYTL, translated from the coding sequence TTGACCTCTCGCAGAACCTTTATCAAATCGGGCGCGCTGGCGGCCGCCGCTTTCAGCATTGTGCCCCGGCACGTGCTGGGGAAAGGCTACATCGCGCCCTCCGACAAGCTGAATATTGCCGCCGTTGGCTGTGGCGGAAAAGCCGATTACAATATTCAGCAGGCATACAACGGCGGTACCGACAATATTGTAGCCCTCTGCGATGTCGATGACCGGCAGGCTAAAAAATACCGCGAAAAGTTTTCGTCGGCCCCCTATTTCCGCGACTACCGCGAGATGCTCGATAAGGTGGGTAAAACCATCGATGCGGTGATCGTAACGACGCCCGACCACATGCACGCCCCGATCGCGATGGCGGCCATGAACCTGGGCAAACACGTCTACGTCGAAAAACCCCTCACACACGACATCTACGAAGCCCGGATGCTCACCGAGGCCGCCCGGCGCAACAAAGTAGTTACGCAGATGGGCAATCAGGGCAGCAGCGGCGACGCCACCCGCTACGTTGAAGCCCTCATTCAGAACAAGGTAATCGGCCACGTGCACACGGTCTACTGCTGGACCAACCGCCCCACCTGGCCGCAGGGCGTACAGTCGCCCAAAGACAAGAACGAATCGCAGCCTGTGCCGAGTGAAGTCGACTGGAACAAATGGCTGGGAACAGCACCCTACCGCGACTATCACCCGGCCTACATGCCCTTCCGCTGGCGGGGCTACTGGGACTTCGGCACCGGCGCCCTGGGCGACATGGGTTGTCACTTCATCGACGTGCCGTTCCGGGCGCTCAAGCTCAAATACCCTGCCTCGGTGGAGTGTAGCGTCGGCTCAGTCTATGCCGATTTCTTTCAGGAAGCCTTCTTCGACGATGTGTGCCCGCCTTCGTCGACGGTGCACATGACGTTTCCGTCGGAAGACCGCAAGGTGAAGGATATCAAATTTTCGTGGTTTGATGGTGGCATCCGGCCCCCGCTGCCCGACGGCGTCACCTACGAACAGGTCTTTTCCGACATCGACGGCGGCATGCTGTTCATGGGCACCAAAGGCATGCTGTCAGCGGGGTTGTTCGGCAATAACTACAAGCTGCTGCCTGTCGAAAAATTCGAGGGGCAGGCTATGCCCGCCCCCATCCGGCCGCTGGTCGACGGCAAAACGGAGGGGCATCAGCAGCAGTGGGTCAACGCCTGCAAGCAGGGGTTTGGTGCCTATACCTCGTCGGGCTTCGATTCGGCCGGGCCACTCACCGAAATGGTGCTGATGGGAAACCTCGCCACGCGCAGCTACATGGCGCGGGAGGGCAATCAATTTCCAGGCCGAAAAAAGCTGCTGTGGGATGGTGATTCGATGCGAGTTACCAATTTCGATTATGCGAACCAATTTGTAAAACGAACCTACGCAAACGGATACACTTTATAG
- a CDS encoding TonB-dependent receptor, protein MRTLLSIYVYLLFVSFCKAQTPPSNRYTISGYVREMGSHEALLGATVRVADKQLGTQSNTFGFYSITLPEADSVSLIFSLVGYQPQVRTVSLHEAQTFTVELMAGEQLREVVVSGEKQHERVSETAQMSQIELPIAQIKKVPALLGEKDVLKVLQLMPGVQKGSEGQSGLYVRGGGPDQNLIVLDDAVVYNASHLFGFFSVFNGDALKSVELTKGGFPARYGGRLSSVIDLTMKDGARDQLHGEVGVGIIAARATLEGPLLSPKNGKRAPASFIISARRTYLDALAAPLIKRQTNGESSAGYFFYDLNAKLNFDLGPRDKIYVSGYFGRDKFNSANNVEKTSIGLGWGNATATMRWNHQFSQKLFANTSLIFSDYGFHIDADQLVGDQSRFILNYSSGIRDYGFKHDLDYYPLPNHAMRFGLQVTDHQFTPSAIVLENQALASIKREVERIDVLEAGVYAEDTWQPGRHWRFNGGLRLSSFSTKNVRYIQPEPRLSTAYSFGANWAAKASYALMNQYVHLLSNTGVGLPTDLWVPTTDRVKPQQSQQWAVGLAKDVPKADLAITVEGYYKRMNNIINYKEGASFLLINDPGSAQQVRWEDNVTAGRGWSYGGEVLLQKKEGRFSGWVGYTLSWTQWQFADLNNGQPFFPRYDRRHDISVVGMYDFTPNLTVSATWVYGTGQALTIPNSRYRSFGLGNSFDYIRDSQGTITGLKPRPFENDLGVRDFGESKNTFRAEPYHRLDVSVQLRRRRRQHQSTWEFSAYNAYNRQNPFFYNIESVRAAPDKPSTSVLYKYSVFPVVPSINYTYKF, encoded by the coding sequence ATGAGAACACTTTTATCCATCTATGTTTATCTACTGTTCGTGTCCTTTTGTAAGGCACAAACGCCGCCGTCCAACCGCTACACGATAAGTGGCTATGTTCGGGAAATGGGCAGCCATGAAGCCCTGCTTGGTGCTACCGTCCGCGTCGCCGATAAACAACTGGGCACTCAGTCCAATACGTTTGGCTTTTATTCAATAACCTTGCCCGAAGCTGACTCGGTTTCGCTCATTTTTTCGCTCGTAGGTTACCAGCCTCAGGTACGTACCGTTTCGTTGCATGAAGCGCAGACGTTCACCGTTGAGCTGATGGCGGGCGAACAACTGCGGGAGGTGGTTGTGAGCGGTGAAAAACAGCATGAACGGGTGAGCGAAACGGCGCAGATGAGCCAGATCGAGCTGCCCATCGCCCAGATCAAGAAGGTGCCCGCCCTGCTGGGGGAGAAAGACGTGCTCAAGGTGCTGCAACTGATGCCCGGAGTGCAGAAAGGCTCCGAGGGGCAGAGTGGGTTGTATGTGCGGGGGGGCGGCCCCGACCAGAACCTGATCGTGCTGGATGATGCGGTGGTGTACAACGCCAGCCACTTGTTTGGTTTTTTCTCGGTCTTCAACGGGGATGCCCTGAAGAGTGTGGAGCTGACCAAGGGTGGTTTCCCGGCCCGGTACGGGGGTCGGCTCTCCTCGGTCATTGACCTGACGATGAAAGACGGGGCCCGCGATCAACTGCATGGCGAGGTAGGCGTTGGCATCATTGCGGCCCGGGCGACCCTGGAAGGGCCCTTGCTGTCGCCCAAAAATGGCAAACGGGCACCGGCTTCCTTCATTATCTCGGCCCGCCGAACGTACCTGGATGCACTGGCGGCCCCCCTCATCAAACGGCAGACCAACGGCGAAAGCAGCGCTGGCTACTTTTTCTACGACCTGAACGCCAAGCTTAATTTTGACCTTGGCCCTCGTGATAAAATCTATGTAAGTGGCTATTTCGGCCGCGACAAGTTCAACTCGGCCAACAACGTCGAGAAGACAAGCATTGGCCTGGGCTGGGGCAACGCTACGGCAACCATGCGCTGGAACCACCAGTTCAGCCAAAAACTATTCGCCAATACATCGCTGATTTTCAGTGATTACGGTTTCCATATCGACGCCGACCAACTGGTGGGCGACCAGAGCCGGTTTATTCTGAACTACTCGTCGGGTATTCGGGATTATGGGTTCAAACACGACCTCGACTATTACCCCCTGCCCAACCACGCCATGCGGTTCGGGTTGCAGGTGACCGACCACCAGTTTACGCCCAGTGCCATTGTGCTCGAAAACCAGGCGCTGGCGTCGATCAAGCGGGAAGTGGAACGGATCGACGTGCTGGAAGCGGGTGTCTACGCCGAAGATACCTGGCAGCCGGGGCGGCACTGGCGGTTCAATGGCGGGTTACGGTTAAGCTCGTTCAGTACAAAAAACGTCCGCTACATACAGCCTGAGCCGCGCCTGTCAACTGCCTACTCATTTGGCGCCAACTGGGCCGCCAAGGCTTCGTATGCGCTTATGAACCAGTATGTGCATCTGCTCAGCAACACCGGCGTTGGGCTGCCCACCGACCTGTGGGTGCCTACTACGGATCGGGTGAAACCGCAGCAGTCGCAGCAGTGGGCGGTGGGTCTGGCCAAGGATGTCCCGAAGGCTGACCTGGCGATCACGGTTGAAGGCTACTATAAGCGGATGAACAACATCATCAACTACAAGGAAGGCGCCAGTTTCCTGCTGATCAACGATCCGGGTTCGGCTCAGCAGGTCCGTTGGGAAGACAATGTGACGGCGGGCCGGGGCTGGAGCTACGGCGGCGAGGTGTTGCTGCAAAAGAAAGAGGGGCGGTTTAGCGGCTGGGTAGGCTACACACTGTCCTGGACGCAATGGCAGTTTGCCGACCTGAACAATGGGCAGCCGTTCTTCCCCCGCTACGATCGGCGCCACGACATATCGGTAGTCGGCATGTATGATTTTACGCCCAACCTCACGGTATCGGCTACCTGGGTGTATGGCACCGGGCAGGCCCTGACGATCCCCAACTCGCGTTACCGGTCGTTCGGGCTGGGTAATAGTTTCGACTATATCCGCGACAGTCAGGGTACGATTACGGGTCTCAAACCCCGGCCCTTTGAGAATGACCTGGGCGTGCGTGATTTTGGCGAAAGCAAAAACACATTCCGGGCCGAACCGTACCATCGCCTCGACGTGAGTGTGCAGCTGCGCCGTCGTCGTCGGCAACATCAGAGCACCTGGGAGTTCAGCGCCTATAACGCCTACAATCGCCAGAATCCGTTCTTCTACAACATCGAAAGTGTGCGGGCCGCCCCCGATAAACCCAGCACCAGCGTACTTTATAAATACTCGGTGTTCCCGGTTGTACCGTCGATCAACTACACCTATAAGTTTTAA
- a CDS encoding DUF4249 domain-containing protein, with protein sequence MTLVYSTLRLLFAGSLAAVALSACTNLRTEIDPSELPGEPEKIVVYGYISPQDTILSVRVGRSKPVLGDGAEAVPFNINNATVSINNGTQTVRLTYNSTDQVYRVKASTLPIRAGQTYTLDVSTPDGKRVTAQANVPKPIAIQSVRIDSSIVDAGTAWKKSYLMTISWQDPVGEENFYRYGGTFNWNPNQAYPINGQPKPSPVTLRTIPFQRENTTGNLVTDKNQDGVVLSSQSSSEIVNVSLDDKVPNAQTQVAKIRLGSVYPGATVTAQLLHLDKLYYRYANAVINQRRNRDNPFAEPVLIPTNIVGGLGCFVGYNRTDKAILLR encoded by the coding sequence GTGACTCTAGTTTATTCAACCTTGAGACTGCTGTTTGCCGGTTCGCTCGCGGCTGTTGCGTTGAGTGCCTGCACAAACCTGCGCACCGAAATTGACCCGTCTGAACTACCCGGCGAGCCCGAAAAAATAGTGGTGTACGGCTATATTTCGCCGCAGGACACCATTCTGTCGGTGCGGGTGGGCCGGTCGAAACCCGTATTGGGTGATGGGGCCGAAGCCGTTCCTTTCAACATCAACAACGCCACCGTATCCATTAACAACGGCACCCAAACGGTCAGACTGACCTATAATTCGACCGACCAGGTGTATCGGGTCAAGGCAAGCACCCTGCCTATTCGCGCTGGACAAACCTACACACTCGACGTAAGCACCCCCGATGGCAAGCGCGTAACTGCTCAAGCCAACGTACCCAAGCCAATTGCCATCCAGTCGGTGCGTATCGATTCCTCCATCGTCGATGCGGGAACGGCCTGGAAGAAGTCGTATCTGATGACCATCAGCTGGCAGGATCCCGTCGGAGAGGAGAATTTTTATCGCTATGGCGGCACGTTCAACTGGAACCCCAACCAGGCGTACCCGATCAATGGGCAACCGAAGCCCTCGCCCGTGACCCTGCGAACCATTCCGTTCCAGCGCGAAAACACAACGGGTAATCTGGTTACCGACAAGAACCAGGATGGAGTGGTACTCAGCAGCCAGTCGTCGAGCGAGATTGTGAATGTGAGCCTGGATGATAAAGTGCCCAACGCACAAACGCAGGTCGCGAAAATTCGCCTCGGAAGTGTTTATCCGGGAGCTACCGTCACGGCCCAACTGCTGCACCTCGACAAACTCTATTACCGCTACGCCAATGCGGTTATCAATCAGCGTCGTAACCGCGACAATCCCTTTGCCGAACCTGTGCTCATTCCTACTAACATAGTAGGTGGTTTAGGCTGTTTTGTTGGCTATAATCGCACCGATAAGGCCATTCTGTTGCGTTGA